CATCTTCGGCCTTTACGCCGATCGGCTGAAAGCCGAGAGTCATATCGTCATAGTCATTAAAGAAACCGTTAATGCCCTCTCCTTGAGTCAAGGAAAGTGGATAGAACCCTTTGCCTTCACCAGCCTTGATGTCACGGAATGGCTTGTCCAGATCCTGTAGTGTCTTGATGCTGCCGAGGTCGATATTGTACTTTTGAACGAGCGCATCGTCAAACACCCAGTACTGGGTTAATGAAGAATCCTTGTACGTTGGAACAGCGTAAATCTTGCCACCGACTTTCGTTCCATCCCACACCAATTCTGGGATATAACTGTGCAAGTCCGGTACCGTACTTGGCACAAGGTCGGTAATATCCGTGAATGCGCCCATGTTGACCTGTTGACTGTATTTTCCGTTATTCGTAAACATAATGTCGAAAGCTTCACCGGAGTTTACAATCGTATTGATCTTCGTGTCCCAATCGCCCCAACTGGCAACGCGGAGATCGATTTTTACACCAATCTTCTCTGCCGTATATTCGTTTATCTTCTCAATTGCCTTATCAAAATTGGCAGGCACTTGTCCACCGATCGTCCACCACACCAGCGTAGGTACCTCGCCGGAACCTTCGCCTGCATTCGATCCTGAGTTTTCCGCTGGCGTGTTGTTTGCTGTGTTATTGTTGTCTGAACCGGAACAGCCTGTTAAACCAAAGATAGCCAGCGTTACCACTCCAATCAAAAACGGAGCTTTCATCCATGCTTTAAACCTTGTCCTCATTCCTCTATTCCCTCCCTTAAGTTAACACACACCGATCCTGCACAAAATTATGATAAACCTGAAATTTCCAGATTTATTTCGATTTATCCCTTCACTGCACCCACCGTCAAACCGGAGATAAAGTATTTCTGGAAGAAGGGGTAGGCCAGAGCAACGGGCAGTACAATAATGATTGCAACAGCCATACGTGCAGATTCTTTGGGCATGGTGGCGACAAGCTCAGCGTAGCTTATACCCATCGTCGAGGCGTTTTTAGCCAGCGCATCAACGTTGCTCATCAAGCTGTTCAGTAGTGCCTGCAGCGAATACAAGCTTTGGTCGTCAATATACAACATCGATTGAAACCAGTCATTCCAGTACGAGAAGCAGAGA
This window of the Paenibacillus marchantiae genome carries:
- a CDS encoding ABC transporter substrate-binding protein, which produces MRTRFKAWMKAPFLIGVVTLAIFGLTGCSGSDNNNTANNTPAENSGSNAGEGSGEVPTLVWWTIGGQVPANFDKAIEKINEYTAEKIGVKIDLRVASWGDWDTKINTIVNSGEAFDIMFTNNGKYSQQVNMGAFTDITDLVPSTVPDLHSYIPELVWDGTKVGGKIYAVPTYKDSSLTQYWVFDDALVQKYNIDLGSIKTLQDLDKPFRDIKAGEGKGFYPLSLTQGEGINGFFNDYDDMTLGFQPIGVKAEDESRTVVSVLEQPDIQGKLKLMHQWYKDGIINPDAPTKIEADPYRPFFSAQAFPGAEVNWQISAGIDKYDMVQILGPIYTTSTIQGSMNAISANSKYKEEALKYLELVNTDPKLRNMLAYGEEGVDFDYVNDNTVERKTDSWPLAAYTQGTFFNMAVTKGAPEDQWDQVRKLNEAATSSSILGFALDISELGTEVANVKAVWNKYNYELITGASDPEKKIPQIIEELKKAGLDKIMEAAQEQINAYFKS